CGGACCCCTGGCCAGGCCTTCAGCGATTCCGTATCCAGCGCCGATACACTGGCTTGAGATGCACTAAAGGATAAGCAAAATACGTCAATTAATCTTTTTAGAGATATGTATCTTATCTTTACATCTTTACCAAGTAAGATTTGAAAATctctttaaattattattcaatctgaaacataatataagtaagtcaCGAAATGATATTTTTGAGTTTGCGTCAATGGTCACTAATTTTAGATTGGtttacgaaaacaaattatTCTCTTATAAAAATCTATATCcgtacttccatacttaatattataaatgcataggagtgtctgtctgtttgctagcttttcacggcccatttgtttaaccgattttgatgaaatgtagCTTGAATTCTGCGAAAGAATACTTTTTGGTCACGGAAAATccaccacgggatttttaaaacctttaaaacctagatccacAATAACGAAGTTGCGGGCCTCATCTACTTGGttcagggatagcttgcatcctagaaaTGGACTTAGACCGCCGtttatcccgaaaattcaaaaagttccctcgggatttttaactCTATGCGGGTTAAGTCGCGGGATTTTACTAGGACAAAAtaatattggttttttaatagaatttcactagtcataatataataaataaattacttgtGCTAAAAGTGCCTGAGTGCAGAATAGAAGAACAGCTTTTGCTACCATTTTGAACAAGATGTGTTAGTTACTTAGTATTTGTTGAAAGTAAAGTTATTGAATGTGTTCCccaaaatattttagtagattttataCTTGAAAGATTACTTAAACAAACTGATAAGGATTACTCACTTATTACAAACTTAGAATTTTTTGTGATAATAATTTGAGTAACACTGAAGTTAGGTCATTGTTTCTTTCATAGTAATTATGTCAGTAttaaatgataatgataataaatacttagttaCATAACTGATATGGTATTTTAGTATAAAATCTGAATGTGGAGTAGAAATCAATATTCAAGACTCACTGTTGACCTCATTTGACTTGATCAAACACAAACATGTCCTCCTTTGCTTTCCTTTTGCTTTGCGTCCAAGTTTGCTTGGTACAGGTGAGGAAGAAATTCTTCGGTTTTATTTAAgtcttaaagtttttttttacataagcTTATCTTTCAAATGGTGAtttttgtctggtaatttgttaattttcaaAAGGTATATTgccttactagcttattcccgcgactttgtccgcgtggactacgcaaatatcacacccctattttacccccttaggggctgaatttccgaaaatcctttcttagcgaatgcctacgtcataatagctatctgcgtgccaaatttcagtccgatccgtccagtaatttgagctgtgcgttgatagatcagtcagtcagccaccttttcgttttatatatttagattagcttattcccgcgacttcgtccgcgcggactacacaaatttcacacccctattttacccccttaaaagttgaatttccgaaaatcctttcttagtgaatgtctacgtcataatagctatctgcatgccaaatttcagcccaatccgtccagtagtttgagctgtgtgttgatagattagtcagtcggtcagttagtcagtaagtcagtcagccagtcagccagtttttgcatttatatatatagatttacaaaaaccttaaaatattcataatatcTCTTCCAGAATGTATTCAGCCAATGCCTCGGCGCAGGCCCGCTCGGTTACGGTCCAGGCATCGCGCCCGGCGTCGGTCTGGCACCTGGCTTAGCGCCTTACGGCCTGGCCGCTGCACCTTTCGGCGTGGCACCAATGGCTGTGGAGCTTGGCGGACTGGGAGTAGGCCTGGCCCCAGCAGCTATAGAACTTGGCGCGTATGGCGGAGCCGGCATCGGGGACGTGGCTGTCGTTGGTGAGATGCCAGTCGCTGGCACCACCCTCGTCGCTGGCCAGGTGCCGATCCTCGGCGCTGTGCGCTTCGCGGGTGATCTGCCAGCCGCTGGCACTGTCACCATCACTGGCAGCTGCGGTTGCGGATGCAACCGTGGACCATACTACTATTAATAACTTTATTATACGatataacttttaaaaaatattattaaacttttaaaacattttctattattttattgcaaTTATGTATCCACCCTATTGATATGCAAAAATAATTCAATGTGGGGGCACCAGTTCGGACGGTCAAAAACTTTGTGGggctgtattttatttatttatttattcttagcGTTGCGAGTTTtaaatgatatacctacttcatcAGATAATAAGAGCTTCTTACTAACTTTTaaaaactagaaataagtatATGAATGGgatcaaaaatagaaaaaaaccggccaagtgtgagtcagactcgtgcaacgagggtttcgtactacattcgtattttttcgacattttgcacgataattcaaaaactatgatgcataaaaataaataaaaatctgttttaaaatgtacaacttaactctatgtgtcaactgtcatgttaaagtgcaattttagtccttactttAAAGCCTAATTTACACGCAttaaggactaaccaacaaacaaacacacttttgcatttataatgagggtactgatagtTAGTTTACTCAATTTATAagaatgaataataatattataaagaagtagatattttaaattCCTAATTTTAGAGATCTTATTTTCTTAGAGTAGCTATTGTTCGTGCCAGAATATTAACTTTGTTTGATAATTTGTTTCGAGATTTTAATGTTACTAGGGTATTTTACTTtcttttgaaaagtgtcttaatgtgaccctaaagtgataataaactaccaaataaattacaaaacttttatccgatcaataagtgcaataaaaatacattttaattttgcattttGAACTTCACAGCGAAAACGGTagccgccatctttttaggttcatgagctgtcatgacgtcacacggattggtaaacaagggtgttttcttagtgaaatacgtaacaatttcaatccatgtgtcGTCACAGTCAAAAtgaacatggcggctacggtatcatgcgtttaggatatttgtagaacataatataaaaaagagaaatctttaaaataaattataaaactcattatataattttactagcgtatccacgcggacgaactcctATTGATTTATCCCCTTAATGgcttcaattttcaaaaaccccttcttagcggacgtctacgtcacgTCAGAAACTATAATTGAACCTAAACtcgtatagttcgcgacagttcAAGATGGTACTCGGGGTATGCCCGAAATTTGCCCTAAGATTTCATGGGGTACTATAACTTTTGAAATcaatacaattttatatttattgtttcaGGGCATATAATATAATGGCGAGAGACATAGATAGGCTTAGTTAtagatctagaacaacaaaaaatagaataataggcgtaataatgtttttttttaataaagaatattagccatgttaaatgacttatattcccctttcctctccaactaagcgtcaaacttgtgctagtagtagagtaggtacgacaatagtgcaacaattttgaaccgtcgacctttcggttttcagtccactcctttacctgttgagctattgaggctctaataggCTTGaggtttgtatggagaagcgcgtaGGAGCGGCTACCTTAAGTAGTAATGTTTTAATCCAAGTTGTGTCGTCATGTCGGAGGACCGtcaggcgccgtcctattgtcatcgctcgcgcgatgatgcgatgtgatttcatcgtgcgatgaatAGACAATATGAACCAGacgcatcgcatgatcgcgcgatcttcaataggacattcagtaAAACCACAGAACAtgtttgaacgcacgggacgcgcaatcattttcgtcggacgcacgcatcatcgcacggGCGATGTCAATAGGACGGCCCCTCAGAAGAATAGCTATTAGCTACGTAGTGCTTAGCTATTGTTAACGAATAACTTTAGGGGTCCCCCGAATCGACGACACGTTTGGACTAGAATAAattactaagtaagtacttaaagggcctatgcatattattattgttttactttttagatgGTTTTTTGTCGGGGGtttatcaaattttttttaagtctttGACAAAGATCCAGTCAATATAAAACGAAATCTTAAAACTATTCGCATAAAATAGAGGAACAATGAGACAGAGAAACTGAATATGATAACAATGTTTTATTgtgatttaacaaaataagtatatttttctatGTTTAGTAATAATAGGGTCCACGgttgcatccgcatccgcagcTGCCAGTGATGGTGACAGTGCCAGCGGCTGGCAGATCACCCGCAAAGCGCACAGCGCCAAGAATCGGCACCTGGCCAGCGACGAGGGTGGTGCCAGCGACTGGCATCTCTCCAACGACAGCCACGTCACCAATGCCGGCTCCACCATACGCGCCAAGTTCTATAGCTGCCGGGGCCAAGCCTACTCCCAGCCCCCCGAGTTCCACAGCCATTGGCGTCACGCCAAATGGCGCAGCAGCCAGGCCGGCTCCTAAGCCGCAAGGTGCTAGGCCAGGTGCTAAGCCAGGCACTAAGCCAGGTGCTAAGCCAGGCGCTAGAGAGATGCCGGGGCCGATGCCTGGACCGTAACCGAGTGGGCCTGCACCGAGATACTGGCTGAATACATTCTGaaaaagataattattatggatcgataaaaatatttttaaaattaccag
The window above is part of the Maniola hyperantus chromosome 27, iAphHyp1.2, whole genome shotgun sequence genome. Proteins encoded here:
- the LOC117994660 gene encoding chorion class CA protein ERA.1-like, with protein sequence MSSFAFLLLCVQVCLVQNVFSQCLGAGPLGYGPGIAPGVGLAPGLAPYGLAAAPFGVAPMAVELGGLGVGLAPAAIELGAYGGAGIGDVAVVGEMPVAGTTLVAGQVPILGAVRFAGDLPAAGTVTITGSCGCGCNRGPYYY
- the LOC117994577 gene encoding chorion class CA protein ERA.1-like, producing MEINILRLNLSNTNMSPFAFLLLCVQACLVQNVFSQYLGAGPLGYGPGIGPGISLAPGLAPGLVPGLAPGLAPCGLGAGLAAAPFGVTPMAVELGGLGVGLAPAAIELGAYGGAGIGDVAVVGEMPVAGTTLVAGQVPILGAVRFAGDLPAAGTVTITGSCGCGCNRGPYYY